In Actinobacillus equuli, the genomic stretch TTTTACGCCTTTACGCTGCTCTACACCGGAATTGAGATCGACACCTAAACAGCCTTGCGCGAGTGCCTGTTCGATATTTTCAGCCGAAATCCCACCGGCAAGCATTGCTTTTTGTTTTAATTCGTTCGGAATGAGCTGCCAGTTAAATGTTTTACCTGTGCCTCCCTGCTGCGTACCGTTTTTGCTATCAAGGATATAACGTGCCACTAACGGATTATCTTGATAAATAACCGTTTCCGCTTGAACATCCACCGAAATTGCCTGCCAGATTTGCGTTTTCCCGGCTAATTTTGCTGAAAGTTCGGCAATATAGGCCTCATCTTCCGAACCGTGTAATTGCACCGCATATAACTCAAGCTGTTTTGCTATTTTTTCGATAAATTCGACCGCTTGATTTTGGAATACGCCGACATAACGCAATGGTGCATTCACCACTAATTCTTGCGCTTGACGTAACGATAACTGGCGAGGCGAATTTTCAGCAAAAATTAATCCACCATATAAAAAGCCGTTTTCATACACCGCTTTTACATCTTGTGGACGAGTTAATCCGCAGACTTTATTTTCACCGAAAATTACTGAACGTACCGTATTATTTAAATCCGTACTACCCATCAAACTGCTACCGATCAAAAATGCGTGTGCAAACGGCTTAATTGCTTTTACCTGTGAATGATCATAAATACCTGATTCTGAAATCAAACGGACATCTGCCGAAATTTGATCCTGATATTTTTCTACCAAACGCACAATGCGATTCATATCAACCGTCAGCGTATGTAAATCACGGTTATTCACGCCAATCACTTTTGCGCCTAACGCTAACGCTCGCTCAAATTCTTGCTCAGTACTGGTTTCGGTTAAAACACCCATACCTAAAGAATGTGCTAAGTCCGCCAATCTGCGATAAGTTTCGTCATCAACTACCGATAGCATCAGCAAAATTGCATCCGCATTCGAATAACGAG encodes the following:
- the trpCF gene encoding bifunctional indole-3-glycerol-phosphate synthase TrpC/phosphoribosylanthranilate isomerase TrpF, which codes for MQNQPTILQKIVQDKAVWIEQKQKEFPLSQFQHQIVHTDRDFYAALATASHQVPAYILECKKASPSKGLIRAEFDLDAIAQVYKHYASVISVLTDEQYFQGDFRYIDQVKRQTTQPILCKDFMISPYQVYLARYSNADAILLMLSVVDDETYRRLADLAHSLGMGVLTETSTEQEFERALALGAKVIGVNNRDLHTLTVDMNRIVRLVEKYQDQISADVRLISESGIYDHSQVKAIKPFAHAFLIGSSLMGSTDLNNTVRSVIFGENKVCGLTRPQDVKAVYENGFLYGGLIFAENSPRQLSLRQAQELVVNAPLRYVGVFQNQAVEFIEKIAKQLELYAVQLHGSEDEAYIAELSAKLAGKTQIWQAISVDVQAETVIYQDNPLVARYILDSKNGTQQGGTGKTFNWQLIPNELKQKAMLAGGISAENIEQALAQGCLGVDLNSGVEQRKGVKDLAKVTACAEKILKA